The nucleotide window AGAATTAGAGCCATGATGAATGGTACTAGTACTAATTTTGCTTGGATTGAGGAATTCATGATTAGTTAAATGATTTTGAACTTGTTGTTGAGAGTAGTCTGTTTTTATAGATGAAATTTGAGAAAGCTCACTAGCACAAGTAagttataaaaatgaaaaattatgtttgGTTTAAGTGATTGAGTGCAAGAAATGATGGAaaattattgatgtattttctttgtttaagaTTTGGGTATTGTTTTGTGGAAAGTCAAAAGTTTGGTGCAATGGAGATTGAGGCAATTAGGGAGtgtcatttttaagaaattaaattgtGGGTAGGGGAAAGTGAAGTGCAGTAGGGTATTACAATGTGAGGAATTAAACTTTTACCAACAAGGTAAAAATTTAGTCAATTAACTGAGCTATTTAAGTTTTCTGTGGAAGTGTCGTGTATTCAACATAATGATCATTTTATATTTCACTTGTCTATTTGGTAAAAACTACTATTAATCGAATACTCACAAATTGAATTCTTCTAAAGGAAAAGAGTACTACACGTCCCTCGTTTAGGTTACTAGTGTCAGCCTATGGCCCTATTGTCACAATTACTCTTGTAAGAGAGTTTAAATCTAACAACGCGATCCTATTAAGATGTGGCATTGGTGAAATCCTCTAGGAAATGGATATCTtaacttttttaattaaaacttgCACTCAGTATAGTTTCTGAATTCTAGAATATTCACTTAACTACCTTGACTGTCTAATATTTAGGTAATAAAATTGGATATAAATACATTTGCCAACTGTACCGTATCCAGATTTAGCAAACACTTGCAAGTAATTCATCAACTCTAAATAGGGACAAACACATCGAATGATCAAGGTGTCAGTATGTCACAGGATGAAATTTCTTGAATCTATATGTCATTACGTGTACACGTTTTTACTAAGTTAATAATTTGAATCTTGAATTAGAATTTAAGAAattgtgtaattttttaaaggTAGTAGGAGATTGAAAAGTGAATACACAATGATAGAAAtggaaattaaaaaagaatagtGAAGGGCaggaaatttatttattttgaatacatcTCTTTGGTTTGTGCTAAAGAATTATACATATAAGTTGCTTCTAAGCATGCAATGCCATATTGTCTCAATTACTCCTATTTGAAAATGACAGCGTAAGGTAGCAACTAGTATGGATAGTTGGTCACTTTTTGAAGGCTTCACCCGATAACTAAAGTATATCGTTGTTGCAACCACTTTGTTAGCCTATAGTTTTCTAAGTTATGGAGTTTCttctaagttatttttaaaggCTTGAAGACATCCAGGGAAGAGAAAAAAACTAGGGAACAATCCAAAACACCTCTTTACTAGAAAATTACACTATGTAGATAGGTCAATTTGTTTAACACATATATACTAAATATGTAGAATCCCTAGGTTAGCTTCTTCGtatgtttacttttttattGATACACCCGAGTGAAAATTCATAGAACCATACGATAGTGGCTATCTTCAAAAAATGGATGTATTTGGCTTTAAGCTAGACTAACATCAGCAAGTACAGATAGGGGAAAACAACAATGTAAGAAATTCCCAAATTCATTTGCTTAGTAAAATCATGGTAATGTGGTGACAATAGAAGGTAACATTACAATAATAAACTGGATCTGAATATAGAAGATAATACAGATAAATGACCccttttttagttttgaatgaAAACTGAGAGGTGGAAAAGAGACTGGTACATACACTGATGAAGGATCGATCAGCTAGTAAATGAATGAACTGTGTTACACATGCCTGGGTTTTTGAGACACCAAAGTGGTTGAATCGGTTCAGCACCTATTCCCCTAGAAACCATTCGGTACCTCCATTCATTCAGTCGATCAGTAGCCTCTGCATATCTCTTCATTCCTGTTTCATCGCGATTTCCTGACCACAATGTTTCTGCCATTGCTGATGCTCTTGGCCAAATCCTTGAGTCCATAACAGTTGAATCAGCTTGTTCGGACCATAAAGCTACTTCCCCTCCAATTACCAATTGAGCCTCCTCATCAGTAAGGCCGTAGGTTATATCATAGTTGTAAATGGTTTCCCACGTCTTGAAAGGCCCACACCATGATCCACCATTGCCTTGGTCAGTACCTGGTGGCTGATCATAGCGGCTGTCATTCCCAACGAAGCTTCCATGGCCACAATCCAAGTAATAGTAATCTGCAGATGACACAATGACACGGTAGCCAGAAGTGACAAGCTGCTTTGTATTATTTGGTCCATTATTCCAAGTTTGCATGATAACATTCTGTGGAGGAAGCAGAGATGGATTCACTTTCACATTACCACTCAATATAACATCCTCCCAGTAGACCACCGTACGGTTGAGTGAGAGGATTTCAGGTAAGGTATTATTGATAAACTTCTCGAGTAGCTGACTGAGAGTTCCATTGCTAGCAACAAACTTTTGGACTGATGGATCAGTATTCCAACAGTCTGAATTGATCTCATCTGCTCCTCCATGAAAGAGTGAATCTGGAAACATGGCGATAGTGTCCTGGATGACATTCTTTACTACATCATAGGTCTTGGGAATCAAGGGGTTCAGTTGGCCAGTGCCTGGTTCAGCTGCAAGAGCTGGACTACTTCCAGCGGGCCACCAGAACATATTTGCACAAGTGACTATCTCAGGGTAAGCTTCAGCCCACGATCCTGTATGTGCTGCAATATTTGCAAAATCGGGCAAACACAAGACATTTATTTAATAGTGTTAGCAATACACTTTTCTTTGTTCCTGTAATATATGTTTAACAAAAGAAATCTTACAACGTGATATAACCTTCTTCTGTGGAGGATATAGCAATTTGCCTCTTATTTGGATTATGTTATTTTGGTGAAgtagcaaaaaaataaatctaaataaGGACTACCGCACTTTCTACGGCTCTACCTTTATCAAGCTGGTTTACAAGATAATCTAAAATTCGTAGTTTTTTgcacaccatgtaaacaaaattGTCAAAATCCTACCTACGGAAATCTACCATATATAAAAATGGAGCCAACTATCAAGATTGAGATCGTCAACCATCTAAACTCTCATTCACATCTCATTGAAAGTATCAAACATGTTCTCCTACATTTATGTGCATATATCGAATTGAAGTATCTATTATTCGTATTGAGAAGAGTACTCGAAAGAACCGTGGTTCATACACACCACCTTCCCCGGACCCAGGCTTAAAGGTTTTGGTTTCCTGTATAAAAAGATTCATACATTTTCATTTGCCagaagaaaaagttcaaaataaattCAGGAAGGTCCCATTaagttaaaattaataaattaatgatCCCCATGTcctgataaattaataatacatCCAGAAGTCCAATCTTGTTCCTTTTTGGGATTACCTAGAAATTGTAAACAAAAAGTATCCATACATTATTCTATTCTACTTTATCATGATTCCATAACTTACCAGGCATGTCAATTTCAGGTAAAACCCTAACTCCGTGTTCCATTCCATATTGCACAATCTTCTGCACGTCCGCCGGAGAATACATCATCTCGTTGCTGTACGCTCCTTTTCCGGCGAGCTTGGGCTCCGATGGAATCACAAGCGGAAATGAATGTGAATCAGTTATGTGCCAGTGGAAAACATTCAACTTGTTCATACTCATAGCTTTAATAAGCCTTAACAAGTGATCGACTCCGTAGAAATTTCTCGAAGTGTCCAACACCACACCTCTGTGAGTGAAAATCGGCAGATCGTGTATGTACACGCCGGCTGCAACTCTGGTAGGGTTTCCGTACACGAGTTGTGAGAATGTCTCCAGCCCTCGCATGGCTCCCCATACAGTCCCCGCAGTGATGTAGGCGGAGGAGCCGTCGGAAGGTGTGGAGAGAGAGTAGGATTCGTTGACTCCGTGAGCGAGTGGTGAAGTGACATCGGAGACGGAGATGATGAGGCTTTGCAACGGTATTGATGAAGTGAGATTGATCGCCGGAGTGATGATGGGACGGTGGTGCTCTGAGAGGATGAGGTGGCGGTAACGGTCGACGGCGGGAGTGAGGTACCGGTGGTACGGGTGCGAGATGGTGAAGTTTGAGGAGAGGAAGATTGATTTTGGGTTGGGCCAATGGAATGTTGTGGGCTTGGGCCAGACATTGATTGGATAATTTGTGGCTGTTGTTTGAGAAATTAAGATAAAGAATAGTAGAAGAAAGAAGGAGAATGTTTTctcttctctcatttttcttagAGAAATGAAAATTACTTCGAAATTGAAGTAAGCCAATTCAAAGATTGGAAAGGACTAtatatgttgttatttttctaaaatatcaaattttggaatATGAAGAGTATGGTTTGGTTGTTACAATCTTGTAATATTACTTTGGAAAATAGCTACATATTTGTTTGATTATGTTTGGAGTTTATATTGTGGGTGGGATGGATGGAAGGGGGATTGTATAAAGACTTGACTTGGTTACTttcttttcaacttcaaaagtCTTTGCttctagtttgttggtttgtgATTTGGATACAAGCAACTTAAACTTCAATGTTTTTATTACCCTTACGGGTGTTTGGTAACTGATTAGAATTATGCAAGTATTAGTTATACaaagattaattatttaaatattaattgtaCATGTAACAGTTATTCCATCTTTTGTTGATGCATAGACTTTCTCATAACATATGGATGTATAGTTATGTTGGTTTCTAAACTGTAAATCAAACAtcctattaattttatacataaataatcTACTTCCTAATCAGGTACCAAACGTAATACTATTACTTATGCAAAACTTGTAATATTATGGGTTACTTCTTTGTAATCAATCTCCTTTCCTAAATAAATGTTAGTCGTCTTAACAATATGAATCAGAATTATGTTGGTTAAGTGTAGACAAATATACCTtggttaatttaattttgtgctTATTATGTTGGTAAGTTTAGCTTAAGCATGAATCAGAATTACCTTTTAAATGGGATAAGGGAAAACTTTCACAATTCACCTAATTTTTAAGGTGCAATTAACAAGTGAATAATACAACTCATTTAACCTAACTTTTATAAGTTTATAAACAACTCATTAGTTGTGATTAGTGAGACAAATTAGTTAAAATAGATTGCAGGCGAAGAGGGCtaaagatttagaaatagttgTTGACCCCTATAGTGGCCAAACGGTTACTAATCTTATATCATACTGTTTTCTatctatttataatataatataatataaaatttgtcCATACTTTGGTGTGTTTGTATATCGTCAGAGTATAcaacatataattatatattccGACGATAACAACAATCAACTTAGTTGAATCATACTGTTATATATTAGTAAGGTATATAATATATGAATCGTATACGTTGATGATATACAATGGAATGTTGGGTGTTTTAgttgaaaaaattattcaaaataggtataactataattataatgttttaataaaagaatatgAACTTCTAAAGACCTTTGGGAATGCAGATTGATTGTGGAATGGTGTAGTGCCAAGTGCTTTTGTTGGGTTAATCCCTAGTATTATTTGTAGACATTCAATACAGTGCAAAAGCCGGCGCCTGtaggtttggttttaaatttggGCAAACGacaaaaatcacatatttttaaggtaaaattataatttctcccttataagtttataattacaaaaatccctcaaaattttttaaaatggatacaataatataagtgaTGATatattaatctgatgcgcgagatacattaatcgttaagtaagatacattacattttatacatgatatactaatctgatgtacattttatacatgatatactaatctgatgtacattttatacatgatacactaatctgatgcgcgagatacactaatctgatgcacgagataattttatacatgatacactaatctgatgcgcgaaataCACTAATCtaatgcgcgaaaatgagggattttgaagatttgtaaaacttataggggataatggtaataagtaaactaaaaggtggatttctgtaatttttcttttaaattttaggtttagcaaacataaaaatcatatttgtatactatagttatagtttgcataattgcgctccttagcaaattttatgtttgctatggagcatcaaatttgtataaatcattGGCAGgcctctcatttgtataaaaGCGCAAcgattgtatatgtatatcggttagataattatatatgtaactactatgtatatatatcaataattgtgtttgtatatctgcataaaatttgaatttgtatacaattgaatcaaaataaaatatttgtatatcaaatctctctctcgctttatacaacataaattatacattgtaatttgtataatttgtatttgtataaaacgagaaagagagaaaggcaaaagagaactggtaggggaagatctgtatttgtataatcataagtgtataggacaaaaatatatgtatttgtatttgtatatacagttttctcttgctttatacaaatacaaacgcaatttatacatttgtgtttgtataaagtgagagaggcgaggaagagtggcgagcgagattctaTGGGAGTGAGGCGAATGGCAAGTGTTTGCTACGGATTACAATTAAATGaaattgtggttataacatttaatttgaattaatagtttactattttatacttttttttcttttt belongs to Solanum stenotomum isolate F172 chromosome 1, ASM1918654v1, whole genome shotgun sequence and includes:
- the LOC125847591 gene encoding beta-hexosaminidase 2, which gives rise to MREEKTFSFFLLLFFILISQTTATNYPINVWPKPTTFHWPNPKSIFLSSNFTISHPYHRYLTPAVDRYRHLILSEHHRPIITPAINLTSSIPLQSLIISVSDVTSPLAHGVNESYSLSTPSDGSSAYITAGTVWGAMRGLETFSQLVYGNPTRVAAGVYIHDLPIFTHRGVVLDTSRNFYGVDHLLRLIKAMSMNKLNVFHWHITDSHSFPLVIPSEPKLAGKGAYSNEMMYSPADVQKIVQYGMEHGVRVLPEIDMPAHTGSWAEAYPEIVTCANMFWWPAGSSPALAAEPGTGQLNPLIPKTYDVVKNVIQDTIAMFPDSLFHGGADEINSDCWNTDPSVQKFVASNGTLSQLLEKFINNTLPEILSLNRTVVYWEDVILSGNVKVNPSLLPPQNVIMQTWNNGPNNTKQLVTSGYRVIVSSADYYYLDCGHGSFVGNDSRYDQPPGTDQGNGGSWCGPFKTWETIYNYDITYGLTDEEAQLVIGGEVALWSEQADSTVMDSRIWPRASAMAETLWSGNRDETGMKRYAEATDRLNEWRYRMVSRGIGAEPIQPLWCLKNPGMCNTVHSFTS